One genomic region from Bacteroidetes Order II. bacterium encodes:
- a CDS encoding M20/M25/M40 family metallo-hydrolase, which translates to MLFHNITTVTDLHHALIRFPCLSFEEKPIADFVEAFMRSRGASVFRHADNVWCELGSGENVLLLNSHLDVVPASKTHPYPPFEPTVVDGKVYGRGAVDAKASGAAMLWAFLLLLEEGYVPLKGKLLVALTAGEENSKTYDGLEDLTTNGFLPPISAALVGEPTNLQPCIAQKGLLILNLHARGRTAHAARGHLGVNAITIAAKDVLTLSDFRFGREDAYLGFPTLHVTMIEGGKAHNIIPDYVWMKVDIRSTPAYDHDEMVLLVQEAVSSDVEVHSKRIIPVGTMPEEAIVRACLKAMPTATPFGSPTASDWIFLKDIPTVKIGPGFSELSHTPDEHVELAEVVRGVEAYRDIIKAYFELT; encoded by the coding sequence ATGTTATTCCATAACATCACAACAGTTACCGACTTGCACCATGCGCTGATCCGATTTCCTTGCCTCAGTTTTGAAGAAAAGCCCATTGCCGATTTTGTAGAAGCTTTTATGCGTTCACGTGGGGCCTCCGTCTTCCGACATGCAGATAATGTATGGTGTGAATTGGGTTCGGGCGAAAACGTGCTGCTTCTCAATTCGCATTTAGATGTTGTGCCGGCTTCAAAGACACATCCATACCCACCGTTTGAACCAACGGTAGTGGACGGGAAAGTGTATGGCCGGGGTGCAGTAGATGCAAAAGCCAGTGGCGCGGCGATGCTGTGGGCATTTTTATTGTTGTTGGAAGAAGGATATGTGCCTCTTAAGGGAAAACTGTTGGTTGCACTGACCGCCGGAGAGGAAAACTCAAAAACCTACGACGGCCTTGAAGACCTGACCACAAACGGATTCCTGCCCCCAATCTCGGCGGCATTGGTGGGTGAACCAACGAACCTTCAGCCTTGCATTGCCCAAAAAGGTTTGTTAATCCTGAACTTACATGCACGCGGAAGAACTGCCCATGCGGCCCGTGGACACTTAGGCGTGAATGCCATCACCATAGCCGCGAAAGATGTTTTAACCTTATCGGACTTTCGTTTTGGTCGTGAAGACGCTTACTTGGGCTTCCCAACCCTTCATGTCACGATGATCGAAGGCGGGAAAGCCCACAATATCATCCCAGATTATGTCTGGATGAAAGTGGATATTCGTTCTACGCCTGCTTACGATCACGATGAAATGGTATTATTGGTGCAGGAAGCGGTTTCTTCGGACGTAGAAGTGCATAGTAAACGCATTATTCCGGTGGGGACGATGCCGGAAGAAGCCATTGTCCGGGCGTGTCTAAAAGCCATGCCTACGGCCACTCCTTTTGGATCTCCAACGGCCAGCGACTGGATTTTTTTGAAAGACATTCCAACCGTAAAAATTGGGCCGGGGTTTTCTGAACTTTCCCATACACCAGACGAACATGTGGAACTTGCCGAAGTGGTTCGTGGGGTTGAGGCTTATCGCGACATCATAAAAGCCTATTTTGAATTGACATAA